One segment of Stenotrophomonas sp. SAU14A_NAIMI4_8 DNA contains the following:
- a CDS encoding MoxR family ATPase → MTDAPELPSAAARLIERVDAIREAVGRAFIGQSDVLDQILVALLAGGHVLIEGVPGLGKTLLVRALAQALELDYGRVQFTPDLMPSDVSGHAVYDPKSESFRIRRGPVFTNLLLADEINRAPAKTQSALLEVMQEGQVTIEGKAFTLAPPFMALATQNPLEQEGTYPLPEAQLDRFLLKVLIDYPQLDDEKRMVAAITHGRAASDFDLSQVPRVLGAGELLALQQATAAITVDDEVIDYAVRIVAASRSWPGIAVGAGPRGSIALVRAARAQAVLAGRDFVTPDDVRDIARPALRHRIALAPELQIEGQGPDDVLGALLAKVEAPRR, encoded by the coding sequence ATGACCGATGCCCCTGAGCTTCCGTCCGCCGCCGCCCGCCTGATTGAACGCGTCGATGCCATCCGCGAAGCGGTAGGCCGCGCTTTCATCGGCCAGAGCGATGTACTGGACCAGATCCTGGTGGCCCTGCTGGCCGGCGGCCATGTGCTGATCGAAGGCGTGCCCGGGCTGGGCAAGACCCTGCTGGTGCGCGCCCTGGCACAGGCGCTGGAACTGGATTACGGGCGCGTGCAGTTCACCCCGGACCTGATGCCCAGCGACGTAAGCGGCCACGCGGTGTACGACCCCAAGAGCGAAAGCTTCCGGATCCGTCGCGGCCCGGTGTTCACCAACCTGCTGCTGGCCGACGAAATCAATCGTGCGCCGGCCAAGACCCAGTCGGCCCTGCTGGAAGTGATGCAGGAAGGCCAGGTGACCATCGAAGGCAAGGCGTTCACCCTGGCGCCGCCGTTCATGGCGCTGGCCACGCAGAACCCGCTGGAACAGGAAGGCACCTACCCGCTGCCGGAAGCGCAGCTGGACCGTTTCCTGCTGAAGGTGCTGATCGACTACCCGCAGCTGGACGACGAAAAGCGCATGGTGGCGGCGATCACCCATGGCCGTGCCGCCAGCGATTTCGACCTGAGCCAGGTGCCGCGCGTCCTTGGCGCGGGCGAACTGCTGGCGCTGCAGCAGGCCACGGCGGCGATCACCGTGGACGATGAAGTGATTGATTACGCCGTGCGCATCGTCGCCGCCAGCCGGTCCTGGCCGGGTATCGCGGTTGGCGCCGGCCCGCGCGGCAGCATTGCCCTGGTGCGTGCCGCACGCGCGCAGGCGGTACTGGCCGGGCGCGATTTCGTCACCCCCGACGATGTGCGCGACATCGCACGCCCTGCCCTGCGCCATCGCATTGCGCTGGCACCGGAACTGCAGATTGAAGGCCAGGGCCCGGACGACGTGCTGGGCGCCCTGCTGGCCAAGGTGGAAGCACCGCGCCGATGA
- the ilvD gene encoding dihydroxy-acid dehydratase: MPEYRSRTSTAGRNMAGARALWRATGMKDGDFHKPIIAIANSFTQFVPGHVHLKDLGQLVAREIEKVGGVAKEFNTIAVDDGIAMGHDGMLYSLPSREIIADSVEYMVNAHCADALVCISNCDKITPGMLMAALRLNIPVVFVSGGPMEAGKTKLSEHKLDLVDAMVIAADESASDEKVAEFERSACPTCGSCSGMFTANSMNCLTEALGLSLPGNGSTLATHADREQLFLRAGRLIVELCHRWYGGEEASALPRGIATQAAFANAMTLDIAMGGSTNTILHLLAAAQEAEVDFDLTHIDALSRRVPQLCKVAPNTPKYHMEDVHRAGGVYGILGELARGGLLDTTVPTVHSRTLADAIERWDVAVSGESSVHDFFRAGPAGIPTQVAFSQATRWPTLDVDRAEGCIRSVEHAYSAEGGLAVLRGNLAIDGCVVKTAGVDESIHVFEGTARVFESQDAAVAGILADEVKPGDVVVIRYEGPKGGPGMQEMLYPTSYLKSKGLGKQCALLTDGRFSGGTSGLSIGHVSPEAASGGTIGLVEDGDRIRIDIPARRIDLLLDEATLAQRRNEADARGWKPREARPRKVTSALKAYALLATSADKGAVRNTALLGD, from the coding sequence ATGCCTGAATACCGCTCCCGCACCTCCACCGCCGGTCGCAACATGGCCGGCGCCCGCGCCCTGTGGCGCGCCACCGGCATGAAGGACGGCGACTTCCACAAGCCGATCATCGCCATCGCCAACTCCTTCACCCAGTTCGTGCCCGGCCACGTGCACCTGAAGGACCTCGGACAGCTGGTCGCGCGCGAGATCGAAAAGGTCGGCGGCGTCGCCAAGGAATTCAACACCATCGCCGTGGACGACGGCATCGCCATGGGCCACGACGGCATGCTGTACTCGCTGCCCAGCCGCGAGATCATCGCCGACTCGGTCGAATACATGGTCAACGCGCACTGCGCCGATGCGCTGGTGTGCATTTCCAACTGCGACAAGATCACCCCCGGCATGCTGATGGCCGCGCTGCGCCTCAACATCCCGGTGGTGTTCGTGTCCGGCGGGCCGATGGAAGCCGGCAAGACCAAGCTGTCCGAGCACAAGCTGGACCTGGTCGATGCGATGGTGATCGCCGCCGACGAAAGCGCCAGCGATGAAAAGGTCGCCGAGTTCGAGCGCAGCGCCTGCCCCACCTGCGGTTCCTGCTCGGGCATGTTCACCGCCAATTCGATGAACTGCCTGACCGAAGCGCTGGGCCTGTCGCTGCCCGGCAACGGCTCCACCCTGGCCACCCACGCCGACCGCGAACAGCTGTTCCTGCGCGCCGGCCGCCTGATCGTCGAACTGTGCCACCGCTGGTACGGCGGCGAGGAAGCGAGCGCGCTGCCGCGCGGCATCGCCACCCAGGCCGCATTCGCCAATGCAATGACCCTCGATATCGCCATGGGCGGTTCCACCAACACCATCCTGCACCTGCTGGCGGCCGCACAGGAAGCCGAGGTGGACTTCGACCTGACCCACATCGATGCGCTGTCGCGGCGCGTGCCGCAGCTGTGCAAGGTGGCGCCGAACACGCCCAAGTACCACATGGAAGACGTACACCGCGCCGGCGGCGTGTACGGCATCCTGGGCGAACTGGCGCGTGGCGGCCTGCTCGACACCACGGTGCCGACCGTGCACAGCCGCACCCTGGCCGACGCCATCGAACGCTGGGACGTGGCAGTCAGCGGCGAATCGAGCGTGCACGATTTCTTCCGCGCCGGCCCGGCCGGCATTCCCACCCAGGTGGCTTTCAGCCAGGCCACGCGCTGGCCGACGCTGGACGTGGACCGCGCCGAAGGCTGCATCCGCAGCGTCGAGCACGCCTACTCGGCCGAGGGCGGCCTGGCCGTGCTGCGCGGCAATCTGGCCATCGATGGCTGCGTAGTGAAGACCGCCGGCGTGGATGAGTCGATCCACGTGTTCGAAGGTACGGCGCGCGTGTTCGAGAGCCAGGATGCGGCCGTGGCCGGCATCCTGGCCGATGAGGTGAAGCCGGGCGACGTGGTGGTGATCCGCTACGAAGGCCCGAAGGGCGGCCCCGGCATGCAGGAAATGCTGTACCCGACCAGCTACCTGAAATCGAAGGGGCTGGGCAAGCAGTGCGCCCTGCTGACTGATGGCCGTTTCTCCGGCGGTACCTCGGGCCTGTCGATCGGCCACGTTTCACCGGAAGCGGCCAGCGGCGGCACGATTGGCCTGGTGGAAGATGGCGACCGCATCCGCATCGACATTCCGGCCCGCCGCATCGACCTGCTGCTGGACGAAGCCACCCTGGCCCAGCGCCGCAACGAGGCCGACGCGCGTGGCTGGAAGCCGCGTGAAGCACGCCCGCGCAAGGTCACCAGCGCCTTGAAGGCCTACGCCCTGCTGGCCACCAGCGCCGACAAGGGCGCCGTGCGCAACACCGCCCTGCTGGGCGATTGA
- a CDS encoding DUF58 domain-containing protein, whose amino-acid sequence MRPAPLLLAVLLAWAALGGMVLGGLLPRWSWAAMGLAALLLALLDAWRVARQPSPQVQRQVPEALALGVRRQVGLRLQAARAQYVQVFDLAPGGWPVEDLPQRLQLRAGHASTLHYHVQPPQRGRYRFDGVHLRLRSPWRLWWQQRTLPPALEVRVYPNFVPLTRFALFSADQASRLVGAHVKRRRGEGTDFHQMREYRTGDSLRQLDWKATARARKLISREYQDEKNQQLLLMLDSGRRMLASEGGLSHFDHALNASLVVAYLALRQGDAVGLFAAGGERRWVAPQRGMGTVQHLLRASYDLQPQPVATDYLAAATEVSLRQQRRALVMLVSNVRDEDIEDLLAAVRLLQRRHLVCVASLRERELEAVLDGEVNTLEEAAQAGATALYLQQRAQAHDALRAEKVMVLDVTADALPAALVERYLSVKREGLL is encoded by the coding sequence ATGAGGCCTGCGCCGCTGCTGCTGGCTGTGCTGCTGGCCTGGGCTGCGCTGGGCGGCATGGTGCTGGGCGGCCTGCTGCCGCGCTGGAGCTGGGCCGCGATGGGGCTGGCGGCTTTGCTGCTGGCCCTGCTGGATGCCTGGCGGGTGGCCCGGCAGCCGTCGCCGCAGGTGCAACGGCAGGTGCCCGAAGCGCTGGCCCTGGGCGTGCGCCGCCAGGTGGGCCTGCGCCTGCAGGCCGCGCGCGCGCAGTACGTGCAGGTGTTCGACCTGGCGCCTGGCGGCTGGCCCGTGGAAGACCTGCCGCAGCGCCTGCAGCTTCGCGCTGGGCATGCCAGCACCCTGCACTACCACGTGCAGCCGCCGCAGCGCGGGCGCTACCGCTTCGATGGCGTGCACCTGCGACTGCGTTCACCGTGGCGACTGTGGTGGCAGCAGCGCACGCTGCCGCCGGCGCTGGAGGTGCGGGTCTACCCGAACTTCGTGCCGCTCACCCGCTTCGCCCTGTTCAGTGCCGACCAGGCATCGCGGCTGGTGGGCGCACACGTGAAGCGCCGCCGTGGCGAAGGCACCGATTTCCACCAGATGCGCGAGTACCGCACCGGCGACAGCCTGCGCCAGCTGGACTGGAAGGCCACCGCACGCGCGCGCAAGCTGATCTCGCGCGAGTACCAGGACGAGAAGAACCAGCAGCTGCTGCTGATGCTGGACAGTGGCCGGCGCATGCTGGCCAGCGAGGGCGGGCTTTCGCACTTCGACCATGCCTTGAATGCATCGCTGGTGGTGGCCTACCTGGCCCTGCGCCAGGGCGATGCGGTGGGCCTGTTCGCCGCTGGCGGCGAGCGCCGCTGGGTGGCCCCGCAGCGTGGCATGGGCACGGTGCAGCACCTGCTGCGCGCCAGCTACGACCTGCAGCCGCAGCCGGTGGCCACCGACTACCTGGCCGCCGCCACCGAGGTATCGCTGCGCCAGCAGCGGCGCGCACTGGTGATGCTGGTCAGCAACGTGCGCGATGAAGATATCGAAGACCTGCTGGCCGCCGTGCGCCTGCTGCAGCGCCGCCACCTGGTGTGCGTGGCCAGCCTGCGCGAACGCGAGCTGGAAGCGGTGCTGGACGGCGAAGTGAACACGCTGGAAGAAGCCGCCCAGGCCGGCGCCACCGCGCTGTACCTGCAACAGCGCGCGCAGGCCCACGACGCTCTGCGTGCCGAAAAAGTAATGGTGCTGGACGTCACCGCCGACGCCCTGCCCGCCGCCCTGGTGGAACGCTACCTGTCGGTGAAGCGCGAAGGCCTGCTGTAA
- a CDS encoding glutathionylspermidine synthase family protein, with translation MQRIQIAERAHWRARAEEAGFRFHTIDGQPYWDERAYYAFTLRQIEQDIEDPSAELHQMALDLVGDVIASERLMDQLAIPAHYRDWIAESWRQRQPHLYGRLDLAYDGTGPAKLYELNYDTPTSLFEASFFQWQWLEDQRNAGRLPQHADQFNGMHEALVERFGALAGQLPPPLFFSAVGSSEEDRGTVDYLRDCASQAGLHGQAIAIEDIGLSEDGRFTALDDTVIGTLFKLYPLEELMAEEFGRALPGSGIQLLEPAWKAVLSNKGILPLLWQRNVGHPNLLEAHFDDGSALASGWVRKPLFSREGANIEMHLADGSTQRSDGPYEGPAIIQRAHPLTRFDGGYPLIGSWVIGDHACGIGIREDDSAITRDSARFVPHAIVDEAPTRIYV, from the coding sequence ATGCAGCGTATCCAGATTGCCGAGCGCGCCCATTGGCGGGCGCGCGCGGAGGAAGCCGGTTTCCGCTTCCACACCATCGACGGCCAGCCGTACTGGGACGAGCGCGCGTACTACGCTTTCACCCTGCGCCAGATCGAACAGGACATCGAAGACCCCAGCGCCGAACTGCACCAGATGGCGCTGGACCTCGTGGGCGATGTGATCGCCAGCGAGCGCCTGATGGACCAGTTGGCGATTCCGGCGCACTACCGCGACTGGATCGCCGAGAGCTGGCGCCAGCGCCAGCCGCACCTGTACGGGCGCCTGGACCTGGCCTACGACGGCACCGGCCCGGCCAAGCTGTACGAACTGAACTACGACACGCCCACCTCGCTGTTCGAGGCCAGCTTCTTCCAGTGGCAGTGGCTGGAAGACCAGCGCAATGCCGGCCGCCTGCCGCAGCACGCCGACCAGTTCAATGGCATGCACGAGGCACTGGTCGAGCGTTTCGGCGCACTGGCCGGGCAGTTGCCGCCGCCGTTGTTCTTCAGCGCGGTGGGCAGTTCCGAAGAAGACCGCGGCACGGTCGATTACCTGCGCGATTGCGCGTCGCAGGCCGGCCTGCATGGCCAGGCCATCGCCATTGAAGATATCGGCCTGTCCGAGGACGGTCGCTTCACCGCGCTGGATGACACGGTGATCGGCACGCTGTTCAAGCTGTACCCGCTGGAAGAGCTGATGGCCGAGGAATTCGGCCGCGCGCTGCCCGGTTCGGGCATCCAGCTGCTGGAACCGGCGTGGAAGGCGGTGCTGAGCAACAAGGGCATCCTGCCGCTGCTGTGGCAGCGCAACGTGGGCCACCCGAACCTGCTGGAAGCGCATTTCGACGATGGCAGCGCGCTGGCCTCGGGCTGGGTGCGCAAGCCGCTGTTCTCGCGCGAAGGCGCCAACATCGAAATGCACCTGGCCGATGGCAGCACCCAGCGCAGCGACGGTCCGTACGAAGGGCCGGCGATCATCCAGCGTGCGCATCCGCTTACCCGTTTCGACGGCGGTTACCCGCTGATCGGCAGCTGGGTGATCGGCGACCACGCCTGCGGCATCGGCATCCGCGAGGATGACAGCGCGATTACCCGCGACAGTGCGCGCTTCGTGCCGCATGCGATCGTGGACGAGGCGCCGACGCGGATCTACGTCTGA
- a CDS encoding DUF1190 domain-containing protein, which translates to MKRSRTTALLLMSAAPLLFTACQKDEQVQVQEGLYTSVEACTEATGDPSSCRNAFAEAQQKAADAAPKYASKEACEQDYKPEQCVQQHTSAGTSFIGPMMMGFFMSQMLSNRGGLAPQAPASAPAYQDKNAGWARPAPGGTGGMNTASGIGAGKAGLAPVTSEPNRAVTASRSGFGSTSARRSGSSFGG; encoded by the coding sequence ATGAAGCGTTCCCGCACCACCGCGCTGCTGTTGATGAGCGCTGCACCCCTGCTGTTCACCGCCTGCCAGAAGGATGAACAGGTGCAGGTGCAGGAAGGCCTGTACACCTCGGTGGAGGCCTGCACCGAGGCCACCGGCGACCCGTCGTCGTGCCGCAACGCCTTTGCCGAAGCGCAGCAGAAGGCGGCCGATGCGGCGCCCAAGTACGCCAGCAAGGAAGCCTGCGAACAGGACTACAAGCCGGAACAGTGCGTGCAGCAGCACACCTCGGCCGGCACGTCGTTCATCGGCCCGATGATGATGGGCTTCTTCATGTCGCAGATGCTGAGCAACCGCGGCGGCCTGGCCCCGCAGGCGCCGGCGTCGGCACCGGCCTACCAGGACAAGAACGCGGGCTGGGCGCGCCCGGCACCGGGCGGCACCGGTGGCATGAACACCGCCAGCGGCATCGGCGCCGGCAAGGCCGGCCTAGCCCCGGTGACCAGCGAACCGAACCGCGCCGTGACCGCCAGCCGCAGTGGCTTTGGCAGCACCAGCGCGCGCCGCAGCGGCAGCAGCTTCGGCGGCTGA
- the dinG gene encoding ATP-dependent DNA helicase DinG, producing MTETVAAPRKLDDALKDAIRKAYTTLQANTPGFSTRRSQSQMIGVVSRALSTSGGVGVVEAPTGVGKSLGYLTAGVPIALASKKKLVISTGTVALQSQLVERDIPNFLKATGLEATVALAKGRTRYLCTRNAAEAQGEGAQGGMFEDEAPLYDRPLAPIEMDIAKRLSDAFTSGSWDGDIDNAPETISPGLRSRITTPASACAGRRCAYSAQCAVLRSRNTVRDAQIVVTNHALLLSALSIGDSDNGQPMIAAPSDMLLVLDEGHHIGNVAIDQGAASLALDDMAKRVGRLQILIAGAYRAVDKDRLGNLLPNEAIDVASNVAKQLRAFRDHIEAVWMPAPADEEPMWRAANGRLPEAWREPIEALADDTRSLYNWAHAATAQVAKGKPDDAARERLQRNLGMALEMIEQQYNLWQAWRREDKDGAPPTARWVTATRDGDLVLHGSPVSAAHVLRKLLWDEVDSVVMTSATLTGGGDFQSLAIDNGIPPEAEMVSLASPFDLPNQAELIVPKFPVTPDDRDGHPREVARYLDTELDWAKGSMVLFTSRWKMEKVAGLMSAARRKQVLVQGEMSKTRLIDEHLRRVAAGEGSVLFGLNSFGEGLDLPGEACTTVVITQVPFAVPTDPQTATLSEWVEARGMNAFNLIAIPHALRTLTQFAGRLIRTSTDTGRVIILDSRLLTRRYGKRIIDALPPFKRVIG from the coding sequence AGAGTCTGGGCTACCTGACCGCAGGCGTGCCGATCGCGCTGGCCAGCAAGAAAAAGCTGGTCATCAGCACCGGTACCGTGGCGCTGCAGTCGCAGCTGGTCGAGCGCGACATTCCCAATTTCCTCAAGGCCACCGGCCTGGAAGCGACCGTGGCGCTGGCCAAGGGCCGCACCCGCTACCTGTGCACGCGCAACGCCGCCGAAGCGCAGGGCGAGGGCGCCCAGGGCGGCATGTTCGAAGACGAGGCGCCGCTGTACGACCGGCCGCTGGCGCCCATCGAAATGGATATCGCCAAGCGCCTGTCCGATGCCTTCACCAGTGGCAGCTGGGACGGCGACATCGACAACGCGCCGGAAACCATCAGCCCCGGCCTGCGCAGCCGCATCACCACCCCGGCCTCGGCCTGTGCCGGTCGTCGCTGTGCGTATTCGGCGCAGTGCGCCGTGCTGCGCTCACGCAACACCGTGCGCGATGCGCAGATCGTGGTGACCAACCACGCGCTGCTGCTGTCGGCGCTGTCCATTGGTGACAGCGACAACGGCCAGCCGATGATCGCCGCGCCGTCGGACATGCTGCTGGTGCTGGACGAAGGCCACCACATCGGCAACGTGGCCATCGACCAGGGCGCGGCCAGCCTGGCCCTGGACGACATGGCCAAGCGCGTCGGTCGCCTGCAGATCCTGATTGCCGGTGCGTACCGCGCGGTCGACAAGGACCGCCTGGGCAACCTGCTGCCGAACGAGGCCATCGACGTGGCCAGCAACGTGGCCAAGCAGCTGCGCGCCTTCCGCGATCATATCGAAGCGGTATGGATGCCCGCGCCGGCCGACGAAGAGCCGATGTGGCGCGCGGCCAACGGGCGCCTGCCCGAGGCCTGGCGCGAACCCATCGAAGCGCTGGCCGACGACACCCGCAGCCTCTACAACTGGGCCCACGCCGCCACCGCACAGGTGGCCAAGGGCAAGCCGGACGACGCTGCGCGCGAGCGCCTGCAGCGCAACCTGGGCATGGCCCTGGAAATGATCGAGCAGCAGTACAACCTGTGGCAGGCCTGGCGCCGCGAGGACAAGGACGGCGCGCCGCCCACCGCGCGCTGGGTCACCGCCACCCGCGATGGCGACCTGGTGCTGCACGGCTCGCCGGTGTCGGCCGCACACGTGCTGCGCAAGCTGCTGTGGGATGAAGTGGATTCGGTGGTGATGACCTCGGCCACCTTGACCGGCGGCGGTGATTTCCAGTCGCTGGCCATCGACAACGGCATTCCGCCCGAAGCGGAAATGGTCTCGCTGGCCTCGCCGTTCGACCTGCCCAACCAGGCCGAGTTGATCGTGCCGAAGTTCCCGGTCACCCCCGACGACCGCGACGGCCACCCGCGCGAAGTGGCGCGTTACCTGGATACCGAACTGGACTGGGCCAAGGGCTCGATGGTGCTGTTCACTTCGCGCTGGAAGATGGAAAAGGTGGCCGGCCTGATGTCGGCCGCGCGCCGCAAGCAGGTGCTGGTGCAGGGCGAAATGTCCAAGACCCGGCTGATTGACGAACACCTGCGCCGCGTGGCCGCCGGCGAAGGCTCGGTGCTGTTCGGTCTGAACTCGTTCGGCGAAGGCCTGGACCTGCCAGGCGAAGCCTGCACCACGGTGGTCATCACCCAGGTGCCGTTCGCCGTGCCCACCGACCCGCAGACCGCCACCCTGAGCGAATGGGTGGAAGCGCGGGGCATGAACGCCTTCAACCTGATCGCCATTCCGCATGCGCTGCGCACGCTCACCCAGTTTGCCGGCCGCCTGATCCGCACCTCCACCGACACCGGCCGGGTGATCATCCTCGACTCGCGCCTGCTGACCCGCCGCTACGGCAAGCGCATCATCGACGCACTGCCGCCGTTCAAGCGCGTGATCGGCTGA